Proteins encoded together in one Corallococcus soli window:
- a CDS encoding FRG domain-containing protein codes for MQEQRVTSWLELQEVLFAGSWNEPLGRFRTSFVFRGIPDATLDLSATLNRQGAFVRHERDLLRAFRKYARGVPGTAQLTSVWDWLALAQHHGMPTRFLDWTFSPYVALHFMTERQDYLDKDGAIWCVDYHQTNQQLPGPLREQLRLEGADVFTAEMLASVAGDLPTFDGLAEHPFVLFFEPPSLDARIVNQFALFSVMNGPGLSLNVFLGHQHRGVRRLIVPAALKWEVRDKLDQANITERVLFPGLDGLSRWLRRYYGPRLR; via the coding sequence ATGCAGGAACAGCGCGTCACATCATGGCTGGAGTTGCAGGAGGTGTTGTTCGCCGGTTCGTGGAACGAGCCGCTCGGCCGCTTTCGAACAAGCTTCGTCTTCCGCGGCATTCCGGATGCGACGCTGGATTTGTCCGCGACGCTCAACCGGCAGGGTGCGTTCGTGCGGCACGAGCGGGACCTGTTGAGGGCCTTCCGCAAGTACGCGCGGGGCGTGCCGGGCACGGCGCAGCTCACGTCGGTGTGGGACTGGCTGGCGCTGGCGCAGCACCACGGGATGCCGACGCGGTTCCTGGACTGGACGTTCAGCCCGTACGTGGCGCTGCACTTCATGACCGAGCGCCAGGACTACCTGGACAAGGACGGTGCCATCTGGTGCGTGGACTACCACCAGACGAACCAGCAGTTGCCCGGGCCGCTGCGTGAGCAGCTGCGGCTGGAAGGCGCGGACGTGTTCACGGCGGAGATGCTGGCGTCGGTGGCCGGGGACCTGCCGACGTTCGACGGGCTGGCGGAGCATCCGTTCGTGTTGTTCTTCGAGCCGCCGTCGCTGGATGCGCGCATCGTGAACCAGTTCGCGCTGTTCTCGGTGATGAACGGCCCGGGCCTGAGCCTGAACGTGTTCCTGGGACACCAGCACCGGGGCGTGCGGCGGCTCATCGTGCCGGCGGCGCTCAAGTGGGAGGTCCGGGACAAGCTCGATCAGGCGAACATCACCGAGCGCGTGCTCTTCCCCGGCCTGGACGGCCTGAGCCGCTGGCTGCGCCGCTACTACGGTCCCCGGCTCCGTTAG